A window of candidate division WOR-3 bacterium genomic DNA:
ATTTTTGCTTGAACAAGGAGAAGATTTGTTTTTCATACCTATTAGAAAGATATCTAAAGAGAATATTAAAAAAGAAATATCAAGATATAGCGAAGCCTTAGAAGCTACAAAAAAACAACTTATTGAGACTAAAGAAAGGATACTTAAAGCTTTAGGTAAACAGCATGCTGATTTAATAGA
This region includes:
- a CDS encoding phosphoenolpyruvate--protein phosphotransferase, with amino-acid sequence KSEKILKGIAACEGIAIGRAFLLEQGEDLFFIPIRKISKENIKKEISRYSEALEATKKQLIETKERILKALGKQHADLI